GTCTCTAACCACCCCACTGTCATTCAAGTTTTGCAACATTTGAGGAAATATAAAAATCATCAAGAAAGGTTCAATCCACAAGGAGCGCAGTGCCTCCGAGAAAGAGAATGGAAAGATTGTTCCACAAGTGCAAAGTGAGTTATCTGGTTTTATACCATGGTCACAGAGAATACtcagctctgattggccagaggGTGTCCATTATTTCCAGATAACCACATGGCTCTGACGTAGTGGCCTCATAACAATTCTGAACATATTCTTATGGCTGAAGGGCTAATGGTGTCAGCTGTTATCCAGCTGTGTAGTAAAGTACTTACAGTTCGACAccttgggaaatatgcttattcactttcctGCCGAGATGAGTAGAAGAAaaagattaataccactctgTATGATAGATAAAAAAGCTAccgccagcagccagttagcttagcttagcagaaAGACTGGAAATGAAGGGAAACAACTAGCCAAATGTCTTTGAGTGTTTTCATCAGTGTGAGGTTGTCAGGCAACCAGCAAAGGCTTCAGGAAGTTATTGCGCCAGGgcaagaaatagtctggcacataaTCCCCCCATAACACCGCAATGTGTCATTTTTACTCTTAGGTCTTTGCACAGATAAGACAAAAAAGATTTAACGTGCACATTAGGGATCTTCACCAGAGCCAGTCTTTatctaagctaggctaaccactcGGCCAtagctttatatttaccatATAGGCtggagagtggtatcaatcttttcatctgtcagcaaaaaatgtcaaactatttctttaaattgtTAATTGTTGGCAAGCTGCCATATGTAAGTAGGATAAGCCACTGTGACGCCCGTGGTTATAAAAAATAACACACTCTGCAGAAGCAAACCTGCTTAAATAAGCTTCTGCACCAATCTTTATGTTTCAACAATTGTGCTGCTAATCACCGATCATTTCATCATATAATAATATGTGAGTGAGTGATTAACCCTGCTCACCACTACCAGGCCGAAGGTTCAGTTGTGGCCTCGCACCTGTCGTTGAACACACAGGACCGTGACCTTCTGCGAAACATGGTGGCCCCCGGGCCTTTCCTCCTGGTGAGACGCAAATAAATGTCAGAGTGGAGGAACCTGGGGTAGGAGTCCTTTTTCATCAGGCTGTAGACTTTCATCTGGGCTGCTTCAAAACAGCTCTTTGTAGGCTGCGCTATGACCTTCTGAATGGCCATCTTGGTGTTGTAGTCAATGTTAACCTGAGAGAAGGGAAATTAGAACATATTGAAAAATAATGCAGAGCAACTAGATACATGAAATCTGTACTAAAGGAATGCCATATATAATGATGCCCACTTTTGTCTAGATCTGAATGCATGATTTTGCAAGTTTGTGTCAGGATTCCAATAAAGTTTAGAACaacacaataacagaagatgAGTTACATACAGTGCCTAGTAAATGTGTTGAGAGTACGTCAGATAGTGACGAGAAGAAATGGGAAACACACATTGGGCGCAGTGTAAAGTAGAGCCACTTGAAACAGTGGAGAAAATCAACATCtgcattttttaaaagattacacacacatgacatCAGATGTGAAGTTTCATATTTCATTATTGCACATTTCATCCATTTCCCTCTGTCAAGATCCTTTTTTGATGCTTGTTCTCTCATTAAGTTCTTGGATTTGATAGTTTTTCTAAAGGTGGAGTCATGTAAACCAAAGCTAACAAATCTGTTATTTATTGCCTTGCTCTTTTTTGTGATAGATAAGACTGAGACTTGAAGGAGAGATTCTCTGTTTTATTGGCACCAAGTGACCTAAAGCTAATTTGAGTTTAAAGCTCATACAAGCAATCACTGCCACACATGGATATCGTCACAGAAATGGATGTTAATTGTCTTGTGCCTGCTTTTGTGAATGTGAATCATCTTTAAACTAGAAGATTTTCTTTAAAAGACAAACAGCGCTGAATCTTCTCACACAGCAATGCAAATAATCACTAAAACAGCTCTCAAAATATTCATGTGTATCAAACTGCAACTCTCCCGCCATCAATATTAAAGGTCAGATCCATTTACATTTGTATCTCTCTGCAAATCACTCAAGCTGGTACACACTTTCATGTTAGTGCAGCATGCTCCATATTTACAAAGACATTCATCTTTGACTGAAAGTGTGTGGGTGATGCTCTCTCCAGTTCTGCAGAAGAATGTCAAAACCTCAAACCAGACACCAAACTCTTAACGGTCAGATCTGCTGCAGGCCATGAAAGCATATCGGATGATGGTCGCATCATCCTCGCAAAGCGAATGGAAACTTTTGAATCTGTGACTGTCTCGCACACACATAACCCGACCTGCTTTGCAGTAGTGCATGCACTAAGCGAGCTGCTGCTCCTAACGATTGTTCACAAAGGTCAACCTGCTGCAGGCTCATGATTATGTAGTGCTAAAGAATTTGCCCACTGTTATTTTTATACAATGACAGAAATATTTCAAACCTCCAACAGCACTCAGTgacaaaagaaaagcaaaagaaaatgttaagcCGTAGGGGTTGTTTAAGCCTTTGCAGCTCCACTTTATAGCCTATTATGCAGCATTTCATCTGTACAGTTAATGATAAATAAACATGCCACATCATACCTCTTTAGGGGCCTCCGATTCAATATAAACTGTATAAATATATTTGGCTTTGGACAGCAGCTTCGTCTCAGAATCAATGGTCTTGTATTCTTCACAGGCCAACCAGAACTCAATGTTTTCCTCACTAAACTCTGTCCTGAGGAACTGAGAGAAGCTTTCCAACCCATCTGACgtagagaaacagagacaaacacacactgttggTTACTAGAATGACACAATACAA
This is a stretch of genomic DNA from Sander vitreus isolate 19-12246 chromosome 12, sanVit1, whole genome shotgun sequence. It encodes these proteins:
- the rgs18 gene encoding regulator of G-protein signaling 18; its protein translation is METLLFLFPQFNYMAPKEEAYFKMFGPEDLQAPKMKDDTSRQKDKERKSRLSLFLTKSGSHENVSPHKKTNTTSSNISPEAALQWSDSFEELLKHSDGLESFSQFLRTEFSEENIEFWLACEEYKTIDSETKLLSKAKYIYTVYIESEAPKEVNIDYNTKMAIQKVIAQPTKSCFEAAQMKVYSLMKKDSYPRFLHSDIYLRLTRRKGPGATMFRRRSRSCVFNDRCEATTEPSAW